Below is a window of Halobaculum lipolyticum DNA.
GGGGTTCACGCCCAGCCCCAGGAACGAGAGCCCGGCGATGGCGATGATCGCTCCCCCGAGCGTCATCGACCCGTACACGAGGACGTAGCCGGTGATGTACGGCAGCATGTGCTTTCGCATGATCATCCCGGGCGTCTGTCCGAACGAGCGCGCGGCGTCGATCCACTCCCGGTTCGACACCTGCAACGCGGGACCGCGGAACGACCGCCACATGGCCGGCCAGCCGGTCGCCGCGAAGATCAGCGCGAGCACGAACGCCCCCGAGTAGATCTGTCCGATCCACGTCCCCGAGAGGATGACCGAGAGCATGATCAACAACAGCAACTGGGGCATCCCCATCACGGCGTCCGAGACGAGTACCGCGCCGAGGTCGACCTTGCCGCGGTAGTACGCCGTCAGCAACGCCAGCAGGACGGCGATCGACACCGACAGCCCCACCGAGACGAGCCCGATGATCAGCGAGATGCGCGACCCGTGCGCGATGAACGTGAAGAGGTCCTTCCCGCTCGGGAGCGTCCCGAACGGGTGGATGCGTCCGTAGTCGTCGTACTGCATCGGGCCGACGTTCTCCTGGGGCGTCCCCTGCGACTGCGAGCCGAGGTTCGCCTGCCCGACGGTGACGGTGTCGGTCCCGCCGTCGGCCCAGTAGGTGACCTCGTGTTGGTAGGGGTTCTGGAGGTTCGCGGCCGTCGTCGTGGGACTCAGCGCCGGCGCGAACAGCACCATCACGAAGAACATCACGACGACGGCGACGCCGAACAGTCCCCACCCGTGACCCCTGAACCGGTCGATCACGTCGTCGCGCGGGGTCCAGTCGGCGATCCGGTAGTGGGTCCGGTAGCGCTCGTAGCCGACCCACAGCCAGCCCAACGCGGCGAACGAGTACGCGTAGACGAGCGCCGCCCGCAGCAGCCACGCGACGTCCGGCGACAGGCCGAGGAACGTCCCGACGTACCGGCTCCCGTTCCAGTACCCCCGGTTGGGGACCGTCTCACGGGACAACAGCGTCGGGACGCCCTCGACGGCCCGTTCCAGCGCCACGACGCCGGCGGGCACGGCGACGCCGGGCAGCGCGGCGACGCCGTCGGCCAGCACCGACGTGGCGAACTGCGCGACGGCGCCGGCCTCCAGCGCGAACAGCGCCGCCGCGACGGTCAGCCAGACGACGGCGGGTCGTGGGTTCGCCGTGATTCGGTCTCGAAGCGGTGCGGCCTCGGCGTCGGTGAACGTTCTCGTTGGTGTCGCCATCGTGGATCAGTTCCCGTCGTAGCCGACCCGCGGGTCGATCAGCGTGTAGAGGATGTCCTGTGCGATATTGATCGCGAGCATGAGGACGATGAACACGAACATCAGCGAGCCGACCAGCGGCAGGTCGCCTTGGATCGCCGCGTCGAAGAACAGCTTCCCCATCCCGTTGATCCCGAACACCGACTCCACGAGGACGCTCCCGCCGATGAGCAGGAACGCCTCCGTCGTGATCACCGGAACGAGCGGGACCAGCGCGTTCCGGAACACGTGTTTCCAGACGATCAGCCGTCCGGGGACGCCGCGTGCGCGCGCGAAGTCGACGTACTGTTCGGTCTTCGTCTCGAGCACCGCCGTGCGGCCGATGCGCATCTCGTTCCCCATCGAGGCCGACCCCAACACCAGCGCCGCCGGGAGGATCTTCTTGATCGCCGCGAGCGTCTGCTCGGGCTGGGTGAACAGCGCGAGCGGGTCGCCCGCCATGTACGACAGCCCGGGGTTGCCGGTCACCCCCGACGGGAGATCGATGAGGAACGTGTCCCAGTCGAAGCCCAACAGCGACTCCGAGCCGACGAGGATCGACAGGAGGATCACGGCGAGCCAGAAGTTAGGCATCGCGCGCCAGACGATCCCGGAGACGGAGGCGATGTAGTCCGCGACGGTGTTCGACCTGATCCCGGCGTAGAACCCCAGCGGCACGCCGACGAAGACGGCCACGAGCACCGACCAGAAGCCCAGCCAAACCGTCCGGGGCAGGAAGTCGATCACGAGCGCCCCGACGTCCGAGCCGGCGTAGATGAGCCACGTCTGCCCCAGATCGAGGGTGAACAGGCTCCACATCCAGTCGAGGTAGTGTTGCAGCGGCGGTTGGTCGAGCCCGAGTTCGGTCCGGGCTGCCTCGTACTTCGCCTCGGTGAGTCGTTCGTTGCCGCTCAACAGGTTCGCGGCCGGGTCGACGGGGCCCTGGTAGATGATGAACCAGGTCAAACTGGTCCCGAGCCACAACACGGGGACGGAGAGTAGGAAGCGTTTGGCGATGTATTTCAGCCGGCTCATGTGTTTCGGTAGGTGTCTGTTGGGGGTCGGTCGGATCGCGGTGCGAGAGCGACGTGTGGTCGTCGGGGAGCGATGCCCCCGCTCGGATCAGTTCCCGTCCTGGTCCTCCAGCGTGAGCGTGTTGAACGTCTGGTTCGTCATCGTCCCGGTCATGCGGGTGTTCACCCGGTCTTGCCAGAGCCGCTGGGTGATCGAGTGGACGAGCGGCAGCTCCTGCACCGCCTCCCAGTTGACCTCCTCCTGGAAGTAGTACACCTCGTCGCGGTTGCGAGTGGCCTCCTCGGAGGGACCGCGGTTACGGAGGTAGTCGTCCCACTGCCGGTCCGAGCGCGGCATCAGCGGGTCGAACTCCGCCTGCGTCGCCTCCGCCTCGTCGTAGTTGTAGCCGGCGTCGTTCACGGCCGACTCGAGTTCGTCGGGCGAGACGTCCTCGATGGCGACGCGGACCTGGTTGCCGTCCGTGTTGACCTTCACGTGGTCGGTCGGGAACTCGCCGTCCAGCTCCGCGTACACGTTCTCGCGCACCGTTCCGGCGTCGTCGCCGTCGAAGTCCACCTCCGAGCAGACGACCTGGTACGTCCACCGGGTGAACATGCCGCTGGGCTCGTCGTACGGCGGGATGAACCGGAGGAAGTTGTCCGACTCCGGCCACTCCATCCCGTCGCCCAGCGAGAACATGTCCATCGACCCGTCGAGCGCCTGGCCGATGATCGTCCCGAAGTCGGCTTTGACGATGTTGATGTCGATGTAGGCGGCGGTCGCTTTGTCCCGGAGCGTCTGGGCGATGGAGTCCCACGCGCCGTCGCCGGAGAACACGGTGAACTCCACCTCGGCGCGGTTGTCCTCGCCGTAGCCGGCCTCCTCCATCACGCGCTGGGCGTCGGCGATACGCGGCTCGTCGGCGCCGTAGGGGTAGCCGTCGGCGAACTGTTCGAGCTGGTTGCGGGCGCCCTCTCGGTAGTGGGCCTCGTAGTTCTCGCCGGGGTTCTCCCCCTCGCGGGCCATGAACGCGCCCGGCGGCGTCAGGTGGTACGCCGGCGGCTGCAGCCCCTTGTACACGTCTTGGGAGATGCGCTCTTGGTTGATCAGGTACGCGATGGCCTTGCGAATCGGCTTCGGCGTGCGTGCGGCGTTGAACACGATGTAGTCCGTGTCAAGCGCCGGCGCCTCGCCGTAGTTGACCGTGTCGCCGGTGTCGAGCTCGTAGCTGCCCGTCCGGTAGGTGCCCCGGTTGCGGTCGATGGTGCGGCGGTCCGGGTCGAACGCCGCCGTCGGCATCCCCTCGAGCAGGACGTCGAGGTTCCCGTTCTTGAACCGGGAGAACCGCGTCTGCTGGTTCCCGATCACGGTGTAGACGATGCCGTCGATGTACGGTCCCTCCCCGTAGAAGTCCTCGAACCGCGAGAGCCGGATCTGGTCGCCCTTGCTCCAGGAGTCGACTTTGAACGGACCGACGCCCGCGAAGAGCGGTCCGTCGCCCGACGTGGAGAAGAACTCGTTGTACTCGTACTCGCCCTCGTACAGCAGGCCGTCGACGCCCTCGTGGTCCTCGTAGTCCTTCGGGTACGCGACCGACCCCTCGGGGATGGGGGCGAACGTCCCGCTGGCGAGCTGCGACAGCGTCCCGGTGAACTGGGACGCCATCGTGAACTGGAAGGTGTAGTCGTCGACCGCCTCGACCGCCAGCGTCCCCGGGATGTACGCCGAGACGCCGTCGATGTCGCTTTGCTTCTCGTGTTCGATGGCGAACGTGTCGCCGACGATGTCGTCGGCGTTGCGGGTCTCCTCGGCGCCCGCGAGGCGCTCCCACGAGTAGACGAAGTCCTGAGCGGTCAGCTCCTGGCCGTCGTGGAACGTCACGTCCTCGCGCAGCGAGAAGGTGTACGTGAGACCGTCGTCGGAGACCTCGTAGTCGGTCGCGAGTTCGGCGACCGGGGGGAGGTCGCCGTTCTCGAACGTCATCAGGGTGCTGTTGTACTGGTTGTACCCCGCCCCCGACCCCTTCGCGCTCACCGGGTCGAGCGTCTGGACCGGTCCGTCCGACGCCAACTGGAGCGTGCCGCCGGTGAACTGGCGCTCCGGCTCGGGAGTCGCCGTCGCCGTGTCGACTTCCGTCGCGGTCGCCGTGTCCGCCTCGGTCGACTCCTGGTTCGGTTGGTTGCCTGAACAGCCCGCGAGCGCCGCCGCCACGCCCGAGCCTGCCGCCGTGAGAAACCGCCGCCGAGTGGTGTCCTCGGACATCGGGTGAACACGACCGTCGATAGACAAAATAACTTGTCATCTACATCCACGTGGGTATGGATACCCCTCGATACCCCTCGATATCGCTCCAGATACGCATCCGTGTGCATCCCACATCGTCGTCCGGTATCGATCTGCGACGATACGTCGTCCGCGACGGTGGCCGAGACCGGCGACGTTTTCCCGGGGGTGTCCGAGCACACCCGTATGGTCTCACCGCTCGATAGGTCGGCGTCGCCGACGGGGTCGGTCATGGCCCGTCTCGACCGGCCGCGGACGGACGAACGGACGCGCGTCGCGGTCGTCGCCGACCCCCATCTCTCGACCGAGGCGTCCGGTACCTCGAAGCTGTTCGAGCGCACCGAAGCGCACCTCGCGAACGCGGTCGCCGACGTCGCCGACCGCGACGTGGACGCGCTGCTGTCGGTC
It encodes the following:
- a CDS encoding ABC transporter permease — protein: MATPTRTFTDAEAAPLRDRITANPRPAVVWLTVAAALFALEAGAVAQFATSVLADGVAALPGVAVPAGVVALERAVEGVPTLLSRETVPNRGYWNGSRYVGTFLGLSPDVAWLLRAALVYAYSFAALGWLWVGYERYRTHYRIADWTPRDDVIDRFRGHGWGLFGVAVVVMFFVMVLFAPALSPTTTAANLQNPYQHEVTYWADGGTDTVTVGQANLGSQSQGTPQENVGPMQYDDYGRIHPFGTLPSGKDLFTFIAHGSRISLIIGLVSVGLSVSIAVLLALLTAYYRGKVDLGAVLVSDAVMGMPQLLLLIMLSVILSGTWIGQIYSGAFVLALIFAATGWPAMWRSFRGPALQVSNREWIDAARSFGQTPGMIMRKHMLPYITGYVLVYGSMTLGGAIIAIAGLSFLGLGVNPPTPEWGRAVNAGQEYVTTASWHISLIPGVLITLVVTGFNALGDGIRDAIDPESDAEHQGGASGRGGGA
- a CDS encoding ABC transporter permease translates to MSRLKYIAKRFLLSVPVLWLGTSLTWFIIYQGPVDPAANLLSGNERLTEAKYEAARTELGLDQPPLQHYLDWMWSLFTLDLGQTWLIYAGSDVGALVIDFLPRTVWLGFWSVLVAVFVGVPLGFYAGIRSNTVADYIASVSGIVWRAMPNFWLAVILLSILVGSESLLGFDWDTFLIDLPSGVTGNPGLSYMAGDPLALFTQPEQTLAAIKKILPAALVLGSASMGNEMRIGRTAVLETKTEQYVDFARARGVPGRLIVWKHVFRNALVPLVPVITTEAFLLIGGSVLVESVFGINGMGKLFFDAAIQGDLPLVGSLMFVFIVLMLAINIAQDILYTLIDPRVGYDGN
- a CDS encoding ABC transporter substrate-binding protein; this encodes MSEDTTRRRFLTAAGSGVAAALAGCSGNQPNQESTEADTATATEVDTATATPEPERQFTGGTLQLASDGPVQTLDPVSAKGSGAGYNQYNSTLMTFENGDLPPVAELATDYEVSDDGLTYTFSLREDVTFHDGQELTAQDFVYSWERLAGAEETRNADDIVGDTFAIEHEKQSDIDGVSAYIPGTLAVEAVDDYTFQFTMASQFTGTLSQLASGTFAPIPEGSVAYPKDYEDHEGVDGLLYEGEYEYNEFFSTSGDGPLFAGVGPFKVDSWSKGDQIRLSRFEDFYGEGPYIDGIVYTVIGNQQTRFSRFKNGNLDVLLEGMPTAAFDPDRRTIDRNRGTYRTGSYELDTGDTVNYGEAPALDTDYIVFNAARTPKPIRKAIAYLINQERISQDVYKGLQPPAYHLTPPGAFMAREGENPGENYEAHYREGARNQLEQFADGYPYGADEPRIADAQRVMEEAGYGEDNRAEVEFTVFSGDGAWDSIAQTLRDKATAAYIDINIVKADFGTIIGQALDGSMDMFSLGDGMEWPESDNFLRFIPPYDEPSGMFTRWTYQVVCSEVDFDGDDAGTVRENVYAELDGEFPTDHVKVNTDGNQVRVAIEDVSPDELESAVNDAGYNYDEAEATQAEFDPLMPRSDRQWDDYLRNRGPSEEATRNRDEVYYFQEEVNWEAVQELPLVHSITQRLWQDRVNTRMTGTMTNQTFNTLTLEDQDGN